From Fibrobacter sp. UWB5, the proteins below share one genomic window:
- a CDS encoding KamA family radical SAM protein, protein MESPVTVFTQIPDFLDYLGSDLATTIAKTTALADLDLNPKFPFLCSRHYADLIKKASDPAALLREILPTKDELKKVDGFVDDPVGDLPAGKSDCVIQKYDQRALIVSTATCGARCRFCFRKNYPFQNTPDVARQVSHWLDTHTDVWEVILSGGDPLTLGPGAFRELIEAIAMHPSVTTLRIHTRLPVMRPDLVMQHFELLRELPARFSCVLVSHVDHADELDEESATVFAQLRFSGWTLLNQSVLLRGISDDATKLNALCRKLFEQGVLPYYLHQLDHANGVAHFEVSDEEARKLIAEIRTKLPGYLVPKLVREIAGEKSKTPV, encoded by the coding sequence ATGGAAAGCCCCGTTACCGTTTTTACGCAAATCCCTGACTTTTTGGACTATTTGGGATCCGATTTGGCGACAACTATCGCCAAAACGACCGCACTTGCCGATCTTGACCTGAATCCGAAGTTTCCGTTCCTTTGTTCTAGGCATTATGCCGACCTAATCAAGAAGGCGAGCGACCCCGCCGCCCTGTTGCGCGAAATTTTGCCAACCAAAGACGAACTCAAAAAGGTCGATGGATTTGTAGATGACCCCGTGGGCGATTTACCGGCCGGAAAATCCGACTGCGTGATTCAGAAATACGACCAACGAGCCCTGATTGTCTCGACCGCCACCTGCGGTGCCCGTTGCCGCTTCTGTTTCCGCAAGAACTACCCTTTCCAGAACACACCCGACGTTGCACGCCAGGTGAGCCACTGGCTCGATACCCACACCGACGTTTGGGAAGTGATTCTTTCGGGCGGCGACCCGCTGACTCTCGGTCCCGGCGCCTTCCGCGAACTGATTGAAGCGATTGCGATGCACCCCTCGGTCACTACGCTTAGAATCCATACGCGCCTCCCCGTGATGCGTCCGGACTTGGTGATGCAGCATTTTGAACTGTTGCGCGAACTGCCGGCAAGATTTAGCTGCGTGCTGGTGTCGCATGTGGACCACGCCGACGAACTCGACGAGGAATCGGCTACTGTATTTGCACAGTTGCGCTTTAGCGGCTGGACGCTCTTGAACCAGAGCGTGTTGCTGCGGGGAATCAGCGATGACGCCACCAAGCTCAACGCCTTGTGCCGCAAGCTTTTTGAACAGGGCGTACTCCCCTACTACTTGCACCAGCTGGACCATGCAAACGGGGTAGCCCACTTTGAAGTGAGCGATGAAGAAGCCCGCAAGCTGATTGCAGAAATTCGCACCAAGCTCCCTGGCTATCTGGTGCCGAAACTCGTCCGCGAAATCGCCGGCGAAAAGAGCAAGACTCCCGTTTAA
- the efp gene encoding elongation factor P: protein MGTVSTNEFRKKLKIMVDGQPYEIIENQFVKPGKGQAFNRVRIKNLVTGRTLERTWKSGDTVEEADVTFTEMTYLYNDGSTWYFLNNETQETEEIAKEALNGCEVWLLDGATVEVTWWKDPKTQATLPIEVIPPTFVDLMIIDAPPAVQGNTSGNVMRECTVETGAKVMIPLFIENNTKIRVDTRDGSYLERAK from the coding sequence ATGGGTACTGTAAGCACCAACGAATTCCGCAAGAAACTTAAAATCATGGTTGATGGTCAGCCGTACGAAATCATTGAAAACCAGTTCGTGAAGCCGGGTAAGGGTCAGGCCTTTAACCGCGTTCGCATCAAGAACTTGGTGACTGGCCGCACCCTCGAACGCACCTGGAAGAGTGGCGATACGGTTGAAGAAGCCGACGTGACCTTCACCGAAATGACTTACCTCTACAACGACGGTTCTACCTGGTACTTCCTGAACAACGAAACTCAGGAAACCGAAGAAATCGCTAAGGAAGCCCTCAATGGCTGCGAAGTTTGGCTCCTCGATGGCGCTACTGTCGAAGTCACTTGGTGGAAGGACCCGAAGACTCAGGCTACGCTTCCGATCGAAGTGATTCCGCCTACCTTCGTTGACCTCATGATCATCGACGCTCCTCCGGCAGTCCAGGGCAACACCAGCGGTAACGTGATGCGTGAATGCACCGTCGAAACCGGCGCCAAGGTGATGATCCCGCTCTTCATCGAAAACAACACCAAGATCCGCGTGGATACCCGCGACGGTTCTTACCTCGAACGCGCAAAGTAA